From Gottschalkiaceae bacterium SANA:
TACAAAGAGCAATTTGATGTCGAGTGGTTACCGGATTTGGGATATAACAATACCTATACATTCGCTGTTCGAAAAGAAATTGCTGATCAGTATAATATTAAAACGGTTCCAGAGATGATTGAGGTTGCCGATCAATTACGATTCGCTGCAACGGTTGAATTCTTAGCGCGGGAGGATGGACTTCCGGGTGTGAAAAAGCACTATAAAGATTTTAAATTTAAGGAAGAAGTGGGTATTGATCCCGGACTTCGCTATGAGTCGATAAAATCAGCGCAGACGGATATTATTGATGCGTTTTCAACGGATGGAAAAATTCTTGAATATGAGTTGACAATCATGGAAGACACCAAAAACTTCTTTCCACCATATTATGTGGCGCCAATTATGAACGGGGAAAGTTATCTGGCGTATCCAGAAGTGGTAGCTGAATTGGAAAAGTTGGATCAGATTATGGACGAGGCTGCTATGCAACAATTGAACTATAATGTTGATGTGGAAAAGACGCCAATTAAAGATGTTGCTCATGAGTTTTTGGTGAATGCGGGATTGATTTCAGAATAAAGAAAAGATGCCGGAATGTTTTAATTGGCTATGCCAAGTAAATAAAAAAATAGTAAAGAAGAAGGATGCATGCCGATGGGCACGCATCCTTTTTACATTTTATAGAGTAGCCAACGACATTCGCGGATCAGGTATTTGAGTTCGTAGAGTTGCAGTTGGTTGTCTATTTCGCTTTCGCAGCGAAAAACAAAGGAGTCGATGCCGGCGAGGCGTTCCTTTCGCACCTCTTGGACACGGTGGACTTGCACAACTTGATAGGATTCATCGGGTTGTTGGATTCGGAAACGAAGCGGTCGCGGTTGGTTCTTTGTGGGGAACCAAGCGATCATTTCGATGGGTTTGGAAATAATACGCATGGATTCCTCCTTTCTATAAGAGACTGGTCATAATTGGGTAGTCATCGTTTTCGGCGACACCGCCCTGGATGGATTTGATTCCACTGTGGGGGAAACAACCGCGGACTAGAATTTTTTCTCCGTAGCGTTTTCGGAGTTTGTCCATGGTTGCATCAAGGACAGCGTCCTTTTGACGATCGTATGAATCAAAAAGAGAGAGTTGTTCAAAGGGCAGATCCGTAAGGTCAGAAATCCGAAGGCCAAGGTGGCGAATGGGAATGCCGGTCCAAGCCTCGTCAAATAGAGATTCAACGACTTCATAGAGGGCGCGGGTGGAT
This genomic window contains:
- a CDS encoding glycine betaine ABC transporter substrate-binding protein, translated to MKKRMMMILFLAVVLVLTACSGGTDADTKVIKVGTKNYTEARILGEVFAQLIEANTDYATELIEFGGTSIVFEALKAREVDVYPEYTGTAYGAILAQNELKDPQAVYDYVVKEYKEQFDVEWLPDLGYNNTYTFAVRKEIADQYNIKTVPEMIEVADQLRFAATVEFLAREDGLPGVKKHYKDFKFKEEVGIDPGLRYESIKSAQTDIIDAFSTDGKILEYELTIMEDTKNFFPPYYVAPIMNGESYLAYPEVVAELEKLDQIMDEAAMQQLNYNVDVEKTPIKDVAHEFLVNAGLISE